One genomic window of Leptospira brenneri includes the following:
- a CDS encoding GAF domain-containing protein — MLSELAPNHYFSGVALTRDLADDLHSFPSSVSSEEIWEKTVETIARIPEIIATWILEYLPDSQNFRLLALHGPSSFQIPETVSKYSLPCYHVVDSNMIFEMNLVGEDSFFSPLTQVLSEKNSIMYLGYPIRSDIGTVIGVIGMVVEDKFKHKFKNLKLIDVIADQLSQELIRFKNQNLIAETLNTAAFVKHSLAELFRLLSSTTNNLTEICRNYLQTGTKLFGLPLGLIASKIGDDWEYSLVEGNVHGIYEGQKFSHVESKFLSGSAVPSAIILKEISLASEGNVREHLLEVGVSSLMEFSLRVHNQTIAILGFYGLKNQTIQSVELFQKVFELMGIGLANQIEKHNINLLSKIVFLEKDSSNTR, encoded by the coding sequence ATGCTTTCTGAATTGGCTCCCAACCATTATTTTTCTGGGGTTGCTTTGACTCGAGATCTTGCCGATGACTTACATTCCTTTCCTTCTTCCGTTTCTTCCGAAGAAATTTGGGAAAAGACCGTAGAAACTATCGCAAGGATTCCTGAAATCATTGCGACTTGGATTTTGGAATACCTTCCCGATTCACAAAACTTCCGTTTGTTGGCTCTTCACGGTCCTTCTTCTTTTCAAATTCCTGAAACGGTTTCTAAATATTCTCTCCCTTGTTACCATGTAGTGGATTCTAATATGATTTTTGAGATGAATTTGGTTGGAGAGGATTCTTTCTTTTCTCCTCTGACCCAAGTTCTATCTGAAAAAAATTCTATTATGTATTTGGGATATCCTATTCGTTCTGATATTGGCACAGTGATTGGTGTGATTGGAATGGTGGTGGAAGATAAGTTCAAACATAAATTCAAAAATCTAAAACTCATTGATGTGATTGCAGACCAGCTCAGTCAAGAACTCATTCGATTCAAAAATCAAAATCTAATTGCAGAAACTTTAAACACGGCTGCGTTTGTCAAACACTCACTTGCGGAACTTTTTCGTCTTCTTTCTTCAACAACAAATAATCTAACAGAAATTTGCCGTAATTATCTGCAGACGGGTACAAAACTCTTTGGATTGCCACTAGGACTTATTGCATCCAAAATTGGAGACGACTGGGAATATAGCCTTGTGGAAGGAAATGTACATGGAATTTATGAGGGACAAAAATTCTCTCATGTTGAATCTAAATTTTTATCTGGAAGTGCAGTACCTTCTGCAATCATCCTAAAAGAGATTTCTTTGGCTTCAGAAGGAAATGTAAGAGAGCATCTGTTAGAAGTGGGAGTTTCCTCTCTTATGGAATTTTCTTTGCGAGTTCATAACCAAACAATCGCTATTTTGGGATTTTATGGACTAAAAAACCAAACGATTCAATCGGTTGAGCTATTCCAGAAAGTATTCGAACTTATGGGGATCGGTCTTGCCAATCAAATTGAAAAACATAATATCAATTTGTTATCAAAAATTGTATTTTTGGAAAAAGACTCATCAAACACTAGATAA
- a CDS encoding DUF4180 domain-containing protein codes for MNVRKIRKNNIDIAVVDSEDTLVNEVSTAFDFFATLQYDSGCDRFVLKQSHFTKDFFDLKTGLAGNVLQKLVNYRMKLAVVGDFSVYSSKSLKDFIYEMNSGKDVFFLNSEENAIDKLSSV; via the coding sequence ATGAATGTTCGTAAAATTAGGAAAAACAATATTGATATCGCGGTTGTTGACTCGGAGGATACGCTCGTGAACGAGGTCTCCACTGCTTTTGATTTTTTTGCAACCCTCCAGTACGATTCGGGATGTGACCGCTTTGTTTTAAAACAATCACATTTTACCAAAGACTTTTTTGATTTAAAAACGGGTCTTGCGGGAAACGTATTACAAAAACTAGTCAACTACCGAATGAAACTAGCCGTCGTTGGTGATTTCTCGGTTTACTCTAGTAAAAGTCTAAAAGATTTCATTTATGAAATGAATTCGGGTAAAGATGTCTTTTTTCTAAATTCTGAAGAGAATGCAATCGACAAATTATCTAGTGTTTGA
- a CDS encoding ArsR/SmtB family transcription factor, whose product MQTLDSTFAALADPTRRAILMRLAKSDLTVMELAKPFRMSQPAVSKHLKVLEEAGLISTTVRAQERPRRLETAPLKTAIDWIETYRQMWEKRYQLLDGLLEELQSIQVKQTKGDRKK is encoded by the coding sequence ATGCAAACACTCGATTCTACATTTGCCGCTCTTGCCGATCCCACTCGTAGGGCCATTCTGATGCGTCTCGCCAAAAGCGATTTAACGGTGATGGAACTCGCAAAACCATTTCGGATGAGCCAACCTGCCGTTTCCAAACACCTCAAAGTTTTGGAGGAAGCTGGCCTCATTTCTACCACCGTCCGTGCACAAGAAAGACCGCGCCGTCTGGAAACAGCACCGTTAAAAACTGCGATTGATTGGATCGAAACATACCGTCAGATGTGGGAAAAAAGATATCAGTTGTTAGATGGATTACTAGAAGAATTACAAAGTATACAAGTCAAACAAACCAAAGGAGATAGAAAAAAATGA
- a CDS encoding SRPBCC family protein translates to MKSEKPEVKMERRGETEVVFTRYFAAPRELVFDCHTKPDLMRRWLIGPEGMVLDTCEQDLKVGGKYLYLYADKAGNKSGVYGTFREVVVPEKLANTENYIFDMASFDPNAPEDPNATFESRTFTAEGSRTLMTHLCRYASPEVCKMMVDSGAADGMAECYLELDKLLTQIN, encoded by the coding sequence ATGAAATCAGAAAAACCAGAAGTAAAGATGGAACGCCGAGGAGAAACGGAAGTTGTATTTACAAGATACTTTGCCGCACCACGTGAATTGGTATTCGATTGTCACACCAAACCTGATCTCATGCGTCGATGGCTCATTGGTCCCGAAGGAATGGTTTTAGATACATGTGAACAAGATTTGAAGGTAGGCGGTAAATACTTGTATCTTTATGCAGACAAAGCGGGAAATAAATCAGGTGTATACGGAACCTTTCGAGAAGTGGTGGTACCTGAAAAACTAGCCAATACTGAAAATTATATTTTTGATATGGCAAGTTTCGATCCGAATGCTCCCGAAGATCCGAACGCTACTTTCGAGTCGCGCACCTTTACTGCGGAAGGAAGTCGGACACTTATGACGCATTTGTGCCGGTATGCTTCGCCTGAAGTATGTAAGATGATGGTAGACTCTGGTGCGGCTGATGGTATGGCGGAATGTTATTTGGAGTTAGATAAGTTGTTAACTCAGATCAACTAA